TGTTGACCGCGGCCATCAGGGCCATGAGCTGGTGGTTCGAGCAGATGTTCGACTTGGCCTTGGAGCGGCGGATGTGCTGTTCGCGCGCCTGCAGGGTCAGGACAAAGGCGCGCTTGCCGTCTACGTCTTTGGTTTCGCCGACGAGGCGGCCGGGCAACTGGCGCACGAGCGCGTCCTTGACCACCATGAAGCCGAAGGAAGGCCCGCCGAAGTTGGGAGGGTTGCCGAGCGTCTGGCCGTCGCCCACGGCGATGTCCGCGCCGTAGTCGCCGGGGGCCTTAAGCACCGCCAGGCTGAGCGGGTCCACCACCGCGACGAAGAGCGCGCCCGCTCCGTGCGCTGCTTCGGCGAAGCGCGGCATGGCTTCTAAGTAGCCGAGGAAGTTGGGGTTCTGGACGATAACGCAGGCCACGTCCTCGCTCACGTCAAGCTCGCCGGTGACGAGGCCGCCCAAGGCAATCTCCTCGACCGTCGCCTCGAGCGCCTGGAGGTAGGTCGCCAAGACCTCGCGCGATTCGGGGTGCAGGCCCTTTGACACGAGCACCTTGCTGCGCCGCGTCGCCCGCATCGCCAGGAGGGCGGCCTCGGCCACGCTCGAAGCGCCGTCGTACATCGAGGCGTTGGACACGTCCAAGCCGGTGAGCTCGCACATCATCGTCTGGAACTCGAAGGTGGCCTGGAGGAGGCCCTGGGCCACCTCGGGCTGGTAGGGCGTGTAGGCGGTGACGAACTCGCTTTGCATCGCCAGGTGCGGCGTCACCGAGGGGATGAAGTGCCGCTGCACCCCGCCGCCCAAAAAGCTCGGGCCGCCCGAGCTGTTCTTGGCGGCGAGCGCCTGCAGGTGCTCGAGCAGAGCCGTCTCGTCGAGGCCCGCGGGGATGTCCAACTCGGGGTCCCTGAGGCGCTCGGGGATGTCCGCGAAGAGCGCGTCCACGCTCTTCGCGCCGATGGCCTCGAGCGCGCGCGCTATGTCCTCTTTGGTGTGAGGAATGAAGTTCAACCCTAGCCCTCCACGCTTCTCAGGTAGCCGGCAGCGTCCATAAGCCCTTCCAACTCCGCAGGGCTCGCGGCGCGCAGGCGAAACATCCAGCCTCTCTCGTAGGGTGACTCGTTGATCGTCTCCGGGGCGTCTTTGAGCGCTTCGTTGACCTCGCTTATCTCGCCCGAGACGGGCGCGTAGATGTCCGAGGCGGTCTTGACCGACTCGACCACCGCCACCGCGTCGCCCTTTTGGACCTGCCGGCCTACCTCGGGCAGCTCGATGAAGACGACGTCGCCGAGCTGGTCCTGAGCGTAGTCGGTGATGCCTACCGTCACCACCTCCCCTTCGGAACGGGTCCACTCGTGGCTGGAGGCGTACTTGAGGTCCTTGGGTATTTCCATTGTCTCTCCTTGCTTAAGGTTCGGCTTAGGGATAGAAGGGGGGCTTGACAACCGTAGCGGGCACCAACTGGC
This window of the Deinococcota bacterium genome carries:
- the gcvH gene encoding glycine cleavage system protein GcvH, producing the protein MEIPKDLKYASSHEWTRSEGEVVTVGITDYAQDQLGDVVFIELPEVGRQVQKGDAVAVVESVKTASDIYAPVSGEISEVNEALKDAPETINESPYERGWMFRLRAASPAELEGLMDAAGYLRSVEG
- the gcvPA gene encoding aminomethyl-transferring glycine dehydrogenase subunit GcvPA encodes the protein MNFIPHTKEDIARALEAIGAKSVDALFADIPERLRDPELDIPAGLDETALLEHLQALAAKNSSGGPSFLGGGVQRHFIPSVTPHLAMQSEFVTAYTPYQPEVAQGLLQATFEFQTMMCELTGLDVSNASMYDGASSVAEAALLAMRATRRSKVLVSKGLHPESREVLATYLQALEATVEEIALGGLVTGELDVSEDVACVIVQNPNFLGYLEAMPRFAEAAHGAGALFVAVVDPLSLAVLKAPGDYGADIAVGDGQTLGNPPNFGGPSFGFMVVKDALVRQLPGRLVGETKDVDGKRAFVLTLQAREQHIRRSKAKSNICSNHQLMALMAAVNMAALGPTGLREMAAASVQNAHKLASALAGVGFKVKDEARFFNEFALNVAAPATTVRARLAEAGVHAGVPVPASFGLGEAVVLAATELTTAKDIRRLVESLQDVAPARPPMRQLEEAAHD